A genome region from uncultured Methanobrevibacter sp. includes the following:
- a CDS encoding right-handed parallel beta-helix repeat-containing protein encodes MLIIVFVALICSLSFVSANELGNATNLENDGLSLEESDFQADSLSAVNDDSYYDIDLRKTSSSNGDVLGSSIENDEILNASNEYKLSASKIGSKTELAKLIKDAKPGSTVTLDNDYNGSLSDGLFDTVITITKNIVIDGNGHSIYTITGSPIFTINHAPSLGFVEIKNINFIGGSCGIIRTAEGAGAIIVSNCTFTKTLAEFCGGAIFIYGKSPESYIINCTFKNCMAMGKWKMVKPEGFYQGSSTALSNGGAITVCSPVTIKSCRFENCTAGDGGAIKVGRTKAKIIDSVFVNNCAGGLVNVQNYKHGGAIYLTEADGSLVKGCTFIDNHADRYGGAISVCSGVNIKIEDSVFNSNYLGDGIHKLGGAIYLNSGLREKNLIIQITRCSFSNNGYGGGERTCYKGGAIYYSDVEKAHISDCNFTGNAASERGGAIYAKSSCPDIIGCVFTKNHANERGGAIYLDSRNNVVNWCVFDSNSADDDGGAIYVEARYNTIKNSLFVNNKAKDEGGAVYINGRYAKIHLSNFFTNTAKKGYDIYCDSSSCELYGSIILGNTPKNAVYSSKSFSAGKNWWGNVESNKNVKPDVNKKVDLENNWIYLKNEVKYDHTGSLPSAVLKASLWSNKFDYEVTSYLKFVFDMEFTNTASNTNKIDSGGFSDFIIPLTTTNTAVTLSKDKWSHKINLKYDSPSYTHSLSHLKNDISNADSVLNLTADYEYTDVCDKSLINGFRPGINIVINGNGHTIDGKNIASLFDMNYRELTLKNVKIVNFKNVIKSKRDFYIENCTFINCGNGFEVFNVSAGVISIKDSKFYDCYSNSSLIRCDGDGFTLSMVGCELIGNNASSLVKGTHSKSFTIVQNIFLNNNFTEMFKFTKGNPSVADYDFNWFGNTINDFDFRPNVNVDLDHWMVLNLVNGKDTFGTKYVYLNPYNAISQEIENSTYLDVGFNVSSNGEYIGFVDVVSGVGMFDYSYSSNFVTLSHLSCNFSFYVENFLPGSFSDLQYQINNAGPVLNLTRNYEYMPACDSKLRYISIDKPLILNGNGFTIDAKCMANIARITGGDVQVLNTTFINSKGSAVQIMANNVLINSTFVNNTNIVGLGDGGAIRVYESNNVVIDSTFINNTADGGGAISIDTSKNVVIDSIFVNNAAKIGGAILSISSEVSVTGVFVNNSAKNGAAIYLDASPDDLNRIYKSLFMSNRANYSVISVKGTLNSHVADVHYSIFLENNCLHDIASGNKDIVNADYNWFGNTNENYNVKPNVESSVKLNRWLFLDANANGTLLKIDESAVINVSLNNAYDRTSRKVYDVETNLPAVCFDVSSVNNAVALDKLELVDGKGNASYMPVNDGVGSVDFKYYSFNKTVTFNVVRVPEDSFTKLQEIINNASVHDSIVLNRSYKYYPNFDGDLKNGIVINKSLMVNGNGHVIDGANQARLFNLTTNSIELYNFILVNGYAENGSVIYSNAAGDKLSSSIVLNSTGSVIYCPFWFAANENWFGNTIDDYDVAPVVEGDQVELNKWLFLTVDVSKFDLFVGDKAIITLNLTNMYDATKGTNSTFTGIIPVTFDLSCVGGDINVSEATLIDGVAELEFIGDGIGPGYLEMSCYNVNEEVYFNVSCDDDSFTALQKLINNANGKVVLQHDYRYYDYDEKLKSGILIKKSHIEIDGDGHVIDASNKAGVFNIAGEYVAVYDVSIVNSKNTVSVDGGYAAFDNVSFISNADVISVVDGTVEIVGCYFLNNSNVVDLKSAYDVFISDSTFINNTNIINAFYSTLTVNNSSFKGSDVGSYCVNLIDSNAEIYSSKFDEVNLINPIFVSIDSELYLSKNTLSKSQYIDNDGTITSKTRIVIPGEKYYDLLIYDNLTLNATVYDDNGNIIKVNDLEFNINPTIDYNESSQGTVWILDVYCYPCGEHEVNASVIDSLSDYSSDCVLLDVSKFSSSVDIVSLDNITCGEVLNVKVECINFTGAVIEISDASGEVIFRQTGDMTEINVESLDAGVYTLTYTNVGNDEYESSSVIATFEVYKIGSDVVIVDKLSSLYAFNDYQINFTVSNRTNVTAKIVDLKTGEVIVNMSVHADCLYVNLLAGSYNLTVTNVGDNNHETSSDSMVFDVLKVKSSVKVDDVSDYFYDDVLITYEVVNASDVHVVICDLATGDVKYNFTSTNTSISDLYFDSGRYNITLSVEESDSTSYSSDSKVFNVLKVGSSIVVAGLDDYVYGDDVEVDVIVDNRTTVVVEIRDKTGKIVFNEIIEGDYLPMPDLSAGEYVLFASNLKTDNVAGSNYTKAFTISKANSIIDIIYFNDTLPWGYYFDVEFDGDNLTDVYVVVRDSNGNEISGGNLTNDYGYFLYRLGNLTLGSYSIEIINPGDENITGCSVSMNFTIFKGNSTVYIDDIASVYVGDDVLIEYYVYVPGIIDVVVRDSLGNIVYHEENANIFNVTVSGLPAGDYTVNVTNLETENVFGNYSVSNFTVFKYDSETILHDVSDVVYGENVLIGFEVENPTVVNVKITDANGNVVYDENETDYSVLITDLDAGDYTVNVTNIETYNVAGSGDSKSFRVLKASIILAVSVDDSVYGELSVVNVSSNVDGAYIVNIGDEELFVNVVNGQGMEIIALDAGDYTAKINFTDDNYDVYTIDDSFTVFKADIAVSIEVLDKVYTAEVSGNVFASVDGEYKVVIGNFEAPVTVKDGIGSFDIGILNVGNYTASVSFNGTDNYNSADNETVFEVTQTGTNFNIIANSSEIAYGGAVEIAQGLPGDATGNVTYSFANGTVIQVVGVNESFVLSGLNAGSYVIYANYSGDADYAPACDSITITVGKVVNDVLVYSSDVVYGENATIIINADVDGRYTVIVGGKRLIADVVNGEGDVEAALNAGRYDIAVEYVDDNYENNVTSIPFTVSKA; translated from the coding sequence ATGCTTATCATTGTCTTTGTGGCATTGATATGTTCATTATCATTTGTTAGTGCAAATGAACTAGGCAATGCTACGAATTTGGAAAATGATGGATTAAGTTTGGAGGAATCTGATTTTCAGGCGGATTCTTTAAGTGCTGTCAATGATGATTCTTATTATGATATTGATTTAAGAAAGACATCTTCATCGAATGGTGATGTTTTAGGTTCAAGCATTGAAAATGATGAAATTTTAAATGCAAGTAATGAGTATAAGTTATCTGCTTCGAAAATAGGAAGTAAAACTGAGCTTGCGAAGTTAATTAAGGATGCCAAACCGGGTTCAACAGTAACTTTAGATAATGATTACAATGGTAGTCTAAGTGATGGACTTTTTGATACGGTTATTACTATAACTAAGAATATTGTAATAGATGGTAATGGACATAGTATTTACACCATTACCGGGTCACCGATTTTTACAATAAATCATGCTCCTTCATTAGGATTTGTAGAAATAAAAAATATTAATTTTATTGGCGGATCGTGTGGAATTATTCGAACTGCTGAGGGGGCGGGCGCTATTATTGTTTCTAATTGCACATTTACAAAAACTTTGGCCGAGTTTTGTGGAGGTGCAATCTTTATATATGGAAAGAGTCCTGAATCATATATTATTAATTGTACTTTTAAAAATTGTATGGCTATGGGTAAATGGAAGATGGTTAAACCGGAAGGTTTCTATCAAGGGTCTTCTACTGCACTTAGTAATGGTGGTGCCATTACTGTTTGTAGTCCTGTTACTATCAAATCTTGTCGTTTTGAAAATTGTACTGCTGGAGATGGGGGTGCAATAAAGGTAGGTCGGACTAAAGCAAAAATAATAGATTCCGTTTTTGTTAATAATTGTGCTGGAGGCTTGGTTAATGTCCAAAATTATAAACATGGGGGAGCCATTTATCTTACAGAAGCTGATGGTAGTTTAGTTAAGGGATGCACATTCATTGACAATCATGCTGATCGTTATGGAGGTGCAATATCTGTGTGTTCTGGTGTTAATATTAAAATTGAGGACAGTGTTTTCAATTCTAATTACCTGGGTGATGGTATTCATAAACTGGGCGGTGCAATATATTTAAACAGCGGTTTGAGAGAAAAGAATCTTATTATTCAAATAACTAGGTGTTCATTCAGTAATAATGGATATGGTGGTGGCGAGCGTACCTGTTATAAGGGTGGTGCAATATATTATAGTGATGTTGAAAAGGCACATATTTCAGATTGTAATTTTACTGGTAATGCCGCATCAGAACGGGGTGGCGCGATATATGCAAAATCCTCCTGCCCTGATATTATAGGATGTGTCTTTACCAAAAATCATGCTAACGAGAGGGGCGGAGCAATATATCTTGATTCTAGAAATAATGTTGTTAACTGGTGTGTTTTTGATTCCAATTCCGCTGATGATGATGGTGGAGCCATTTATGTAGAAGCAAGATATAACACAATAAAGAATTCCTTGTTTGTAAACAATAAGGCTAAAGATGAAGGTGGTGCTGTTTATATCAATGGAAGGTATGCAAAAATTCATTTATCCAATTTCTTTACTAACACCGCTAAAAAAGGTTATGATATTTATTGTGACTCCAGCTCTTGTGAACTTTACGGTTCTATTATTCTAGGAAACACTCCTAAAAATGCGGTGTATTCCTCTAAATCATTTTCCGCCGGGAAAAATTGGTGGGGAAATGTTGAAAGCAATAAAAATGTCAAACCTGATGTTAATAAGAAAGTGGATCTTGAAAATAATTGGATTTATCTTAAGAATGAGGTTAAGTATGACCACACTGGCTCACTGCCTAGTGCGGTTCTTAAAGCAAGCCTATGGTCTAATAAGTTTGATTATGAGGTTACCAGTTATCTAAAGTTTGTATTTGATATGGAATTCACAAACACGGCTTCAAATACCAATAAAATAGATTCTGGTGGTTTCAGCGATTTTATCATTCCATTAACTACAACTAATACTGCAGTTACTCTTTCAAAAGATAAATGGTCTCATAAAATTAATTTGAAATATGATTCTCCTAGTTACACTCATTCTTTATCACATCTAAAGAATGATATTAGTAATGCAGATTCTGTCTTGAATTTAACAGCAGATTATGAGTATACTGATGTCTGCGACAAAAGCCTGATTAATGGATTTAGGCCTGGTATAAATATAGTCATTAATGGTAACGGACATACTATCGACGGAAAAAATATCGCTTCATTATTTGACATGAATTATAGGGAGCTGACCTTGAAAAATGTCAAAATAGTCAATTTCAAAAATGTAATCAAGTCTAAAAGAGATTTTTATATAGAAAATTGTACTTTCATTAATTGTGGAAATGGTTTTGAGGTATTTAATGTTTCAGCTGGAGTAATTTCGATTAAAGATTCTAAATTTTATGATTGTTATTCCAATTCATCCTTAATCCGTTGTGATGGTGATGGCTTTACTTTGTCAATGGTTGGTTGTGAACTTATAGGAAATAATGCCAGTTCTCTTGTAAAAGGTACTCATTCCAAGTCATTTACCATTGTTCAAAACATTTTCCTGAATAATAATTTCACTGAAATGTTTAAGTTTACAAAAGGTAACCCTTCAGTTGCAGATTATGATTTCAATTGGTTCGGGAATACTATAAATGATTTTGATTTCAGACCGAACGTCAATGTTGATTTGGATCATTGGATGGTCTTGAACCTTGTTAACGGTAAAGATACATTTGGAACAAAGTATGTTTATCTCAATCCGTATAATGCAATTTCTCAAGAGATTGAAAACAGCACCTATTTGGATGTTGGGTTCAATGTTTCTTCTAATGGGGAATATATTGGATTTGTGGATGTTGTTTCAGGTGTAGGCATGTTTGATTATTCATATAGTTCAAATTTTGTGACTTTAAGTCATTTGTCCTGTAATTTCTCATTTTATGTTGAAAATTTCCTGCCGGGTTCCTTTTCAGATTTGCAGTATCAGATTAACAATGCAGGTCCTGTTTTAAACCTGACACGCAACTATGAGTATATGCCAGCTTGTGATTCTAAACTCAGATATATAAGCATTGATAAACCATTGATATTGAATGGTAACGGTTTTACAATAGATGCTAAATGTATGGCAAATATTGCTAGAATCACAGGTGGTGATGTTCAAGTATTAAACACTACTTTCATTAACAGTAAAGGTTCTGCAGTCCAGATTATGGCTAATAATGTTTTGATTAATTCAACTTTCGTCAATAACACTAATATTGTAGGTTTAGGTGATGGAGGTGCGATTAGGGTATATGAATCCAATAATGTTGTTATCGATTCTACATTCATTAATAATACTGCTGATGGTGGAGGCGCAATTAGTATCGATACATCTAAGAATGTTGTCATTGACTCAATATTTGTGAATAATGCTGCTAAAATAGGTGGTGCAATTCTTTCTATTTCTTCTGAGGTTTCAGTTACTGGAGTATTTGTAAACAATTCTGCTAAAAATGGTGCCGCCATTTATCTCGATGCTAGTCCCGATGATTTAAATAGGATTTATAAATCCTTGTTTATGTCAAATAGGGCAAATTATAGTGTTATTAGTGTTAAGGGTACTCTAAATTCTCATGTTGCTGATGTTCATTATTCAATTTTCCTAGAAAACAACTGTCTTCATGACATCGCATCAGGTAACAAGGACATTGTTAATGCGGATTATAACTGGTTTGGAAACACCAATGAAAATTACAATGTTAAACCTAATGTCGAATCAAGCGTTAAATTGAACAGATGGTTGTTTTTGGATGCCAATGCCAACGGCACTCTTTTAAAAATAGATGAATCCGCAGTCATTAATGTTAGTCTGAATAATGCTTATGACCGTACCTCCCGGAAGGTTTATGATGTGGAAACTAATCTTCCTGCTGTTTGTTTCGATGTTTCATCTGTCAATAATGCTGTAGCTTTGGATAAGCTTGAATTGGTTGACGGCAAAGGCAATGCGTCTTACATGCCTGTTAATGATGGTGTGGGAAGTGTTGATTTTAAATATTATTCATTTAATAAAACAGTTACATTTAATGTAGTTAGGGTTCCTGAAGATTCATTTACAAAATTGCAGGAAATTATCAATAACGCAAGTGTTCATGACAGTATAGTCTTAAACAGGTCTTATAAATATTACCCTAACTTTGATGGTGATTTGAAGAACGGTATTGTGATTAATAAAAGTTTGATGGTCAATGGTAATGGTCATGTGATTGACGGTGCAAATCAGGCCCGTTTATTTAATCTTACTACTAATTCCATTGAATTGTATAATTTCATTTTGGTTAATGGTTATGCGGAAAATGGTAGTGTTATATATTCCAATGCTGCAGGCGATAAGTTGTCCAGTTCAATTGTTTTAAATTCAACAGGTTCTGTAATTTATTGTCCGTTCTGGTTTGCTGCGAATGAAAACTGGTTTGGAAATACAATTGATGATTATGATGTCGCTCCTGTTGTTGAAGGCGACCAGGTTGAATTAAATAAATGGTTGTTTTTAACAGTTGATGTGTCCAAATTCGACTTGTTTGTTGGTGATAAGGCAATCATTACTCTTAACTTGACCAATATGTATGATGCAACTAAAGGAACTAATTCTACATTCACTGGTATAATTCCAGTCACTTTTGACTTGTCCTGTGTTGGTGGAGACATCAATGTTTCTGAGGCCACACTGATTGATGGTGTTGCCGAATTAGAGTTTATCGGCGACGGTATTGGGCCAGGTTATCTGGAAATGTCCTGTTATAATGTCAATGAAGAGGTTTACTTTAATGTAAGTTGTGATGATGATTCATTTACTGCTCTTCAGAAATTAATCAATAATGCTAATGGCAAAGTTGTTTTGCAGCATGACTACAGGTATTACGATTATGATGAGAAACTTAAGAGTGGAATTTTAATTAAAAAATCACACATTGAGATTGATGGTGACGGACATGTCATAGATGCTTCAAATAAAGCCGGTGTGTTTAATATTGCTGGTGAATATGTTGCTGTATATGATGTGTCTATTGTTAATTCCAAAAATACTGTTTCTGTTGATGGGGGATATGCTGCTTTCGATAATGTTTCATTTATCAGTAATGCTGATGTGATATCTGTTGTTGATGGTACTGTGGAAATTGTGGGTTGTTATTTCCTCAATAATTCCAATGTTGTTGATTTGAAATCTGCTTATGATGTTTTCATTTCAGATTCCACATTTATAAATAATACAAATATTATCAACGCATTTTATAGTACTTTAACTGTTAACAATAGTAGTTTCAAAGGCAGTGATGTAGGTTCTTATTGTGTTAACTTGATTGATTCCAATGCTGAGATTTACTCCTCTAAGTTTGATGAGGTTAATTTAATCAATCCGATTTTCGTATCAATAGATTCTGAGTTATATTTATCCAAAAATACATTAAGCAAATCTCAATACATTGATAATGATGGTACTATAACTTCAAAAACCAGAATTGTTATTCCTGGTGAAAAGTATTATGATTTGTTAATCTATGATAATTTGACTTTAAATGCTACAGTTTATGACGATAATGGCAATATTATTAAGGTCAATGATTTGGAATTTAATATTAATCCAACAATTGACTATAATGAAAGTTCACAGGGTACTGTTTGGATTTTGGATGTTTATTGTTATCCTTGTGGTGAACATGAAGTTAATGCTTCTGTAATTGATTCACTTTCTGATTATAGTTCTGATTGTGTGTTGTTAGATGTTTCTAAGTTTTCATCCAGTGTTGATATCGTTTCATTGGATAACATTACCTGTGGTGAAGTTTTAAACGTTAAAGTGGAGTGTATTAACTTTACCGGTGCAGTTATTGAAATTAGTGATGCTTCCGGCGAGGTTATTTTCAGACAAACAGGTGACATGACAGAGATTAATGTCGAATCATTGGATGCCGGAGTATACACATTAACATACACCAATGTAGGAAATGATGAATATGAATCCAGTTCTGTTATTGCAACATTTGAAGTTTATAAAATTGGATCTGATGTTGTTATTGTAGATAAGCTCAGTTCTCTCTATGCTTTTAATGATTATCAGATAAACTTTACTGTATCCAATAGGACTAATGTCACTGCAAAAATCGTTGATTTAAAGACAGGCGAAGTTATTGTAAACATGAGCGTTCATGCGGATTGTCTTTATGTTAATCTGCTTGCAGGTTCATATAATCTTACCGTAACCAATGTGGGTGATAATAATCATGAAACTTCTTCCGATTCGATGGTATTTGATGTATTGAAAGTTAAATCATCAGTTAAAGTTGATGATGTGTCTGATTATTTCTATGATGATGTTTTAATAACATATGAGGTTGTTAATGCTTCAGATGTCCATGTGGTTATTTGCGATTTGGCTACTGGTGATGTTAAATATAATTTCACATCAACAAACACTTCAATCTCTGATTTGTATTTTGACAGTGGTCGTTATAACATTACACTTTCTGTTGAAGAATCTGATAGTACCAGTTACAGCAGTGATTCTAAAGTCTTCAATGTTTTAAAAGTCGGTTCTTCAATTGTTGTTGCGGGTTTGGATGATTATGTTTATGGTGATGATGTAGAGGTTGATGTTATTGTTGATAACCGTACAACTGTTGTTGTTGAAATTAGAGATAAAACAGGTAAAATAGTTTTCAATGAAATCATTGAAGGGGATTACCTGCCAATGCCGGATTTGTCTGCCGGCGAATACGTTTTATTTGCAAGCAATTTAAAAACTGATAACGTTGCTGGAAGCAATTATACAAAAGCATTCACCATATCTAAGGCAAATTCAATAATTGATATTATATACTTCAATGATACTCTTCCATGGGGTTATTATTTCGATGTGGAATTTGATGGGGATAATCTTACAGATGTTTACGTTGTTGTTCGTGACAGTAATGGTAATGAAATTTCCGGTGGAAATTTAACTAATGATTATGGTTATTTCCTATATAGGTTAGGTAATTTAACTCTTGGCAGTTATTCAATTGAGATTATTAATCCTGGTGATGAGAACATCACAGGTTGCAGTGTTTCAATGAATTTCACCATTTTTAAAGGCAATTCCACTGTTTATATTGATGATATTGCTTCTGTTTATGTTGGTGATGATGTATTAATTGAATATTATGTTTATGTCCCTGGAATAATTGATGTTGTTGTTAGGGATTCTCTGGGAAATATTGTTTATCATGAAGAAAACGCGAATATTTTCAATGTCACTGTTTCAGGTTTGCCTGCAGGTGACTATACAGTTAATGTGACTAATTTGGAAACTGAAAACGTGTTTGGAAATTATTCTGTAAGTAATTTTACTGTTTTCAAATATGATTCCGAGACCATATTGCATGATGTCAGTGATGTTGTCTATGGTGAAAATGTTTTAATAGGATTTGAAGTTGAAAACCCGACTGTTGTAAATGTTAAGATAACTGATGCAAACGGTAATGTCGTTTATGATGAAAATGAAACAGATTACAGTGTCTTGATTACTGATTTGGATGCAGGAGATTATACTGTAAATGTCACCAATATTGAAACATACAATGTGGCTGGAAGCGGCGATTCCAAATCATTCAGGGTCCTGAAGGCATCAATTATTTTGGCAGTTTCTGTTGATGATTCTGTTTACGGGGAACTGTCTGTTGTTAATGTGAGTTCTAATGTTGACGGTGCTTATATTGTGAATATTGGTGATGAGGAATTGTTTGTTAATGTTGTTAATGGTCAAGGAATGGAGATTATTGCTCTTGATGCAGGCGATTACACAGCTAAAATCAATTTCACTGATGACAATTATGATGTCTACACAATAGACGATTCATTTACAGTATTTAAAGCGGATATTGCTGTGAGTATTGAGGTTTTAGATAAGGTTTATACTGCCGAGGTTAGTGGTAATGTCTTTGCCAGTGTCGATGGAGAGTACAAAGTAGTTATTGGTAATTTTGAGGCTCCTGTAACTGTTAAGGATGGTATTGGTAGCTTTGATATTGGAATATTGAATGTAGGTAACTATACTGCATCTGTAAGCTTTAATGGTACTGATAATTACAACTCTGCAGATAAT